Proteins encoded within one genomic window of Streptomyces sp. NBC_00523:
- a CDS encoding HD domain-containing protein, with the protein MTASHARLTLAEVEALAREAHAAQRDKAGRPYVEHLAAVAEGVRSRGGSDEQIAAAWLHDAVEDDALSAEWLAGAALPQAVKDMVLAVTKRAGEEPEAYTRRILATPGALLVKEADLAHNADPARLAVLEPATRTRLTAKYARVRELLGLTVPNPPSERRD; encoded by the coding sequence ATGACCGCATCACACGCTCGGCTGACGCTCGCCGAGGTCGAAGCCCTGGCCCGTGAGGCCCACGCCGCCCAGCGGGACAAGGCCGGCCGCCCTTACGTGGAACACCTCGCGGCCGTCGCGGAGGGTGTACGGAGCAGGGGCGGCAGCGACGAGCAGATCGCCGCGGCCTGGCTGCACGACGCGGTGGAGGACGACGCGCTGTCGGCCGAGTGGCTGGCCGGGGCCGCGCTGCCGCAGGCGGTCAAGGACATGGTGCTCGCCGTCACCAAGCGGGCGGGCGAGGAGCCGGAGGCGTACACCCGGCGCATCCTGGCCACCCCCGGCGCCCTGCTGGTCAAGGAGGCGGACCTCGCCCACAACGCCGACCCGGCCCGCCTCGCGGTGCTGGAGCCGGCCACCCGTACCCGGCTGACCGCGAAGTATGCGCGGGTACGGGAGCTGCTGGGGCTCACCGTGCCGAACCCGCCCTCGGAGCGTCGGGATTGA